One Schistocerca cancellata isolate TAMUIC-IGC-003103 chromosome 1, iqSchCanc2.1, whole genome shotgun sequence genomic region harbors:
- the LOC126165865 gene encoding dual specificity protein phosphatase 23-like, protein MAESVDNYCCPPWNFSWIVQNELAGMAWPQTAANIRFLINEGIKHIVTLSPEKKPPVHAFPDIAWTEIPIKEFRSPSITQIKKFIKICELALKKSEVIGVHCRMGRGRTGVMAACYLVRFHDLSPERAITNVRLMRPGSVETYEQEKAVIAYTDYLRSSNELANQ, encoded by the exons ATGGCAGAGTCAGTAGATAATTATTGTTGTCCACCTTGGAACTTTTCGTGGATCGTTCAGAATGAATTAGCTGGAATGGCATGGCCTCAGACCGCTGCGAATATTCGTTTCTTGATTAATGAGGGAATAAAACACATTGTAACACTATCTCCCGAGAAGAAACCTCCTGTTCACGCATTTCCAGACATCGCGTGGACAGAAATTCCCATAAAAGAATTTCGATCGCCATCGATCACCCAGATTAAAAAGTTTATAAAAATTTGCGAATTAGCCTTAAAAAAGAGTGAGGTCA TAGGTGTCCACTGCCGAATGGGACGAGGAAGAACAGGTGTAATGGCAGCATGTTATCTTGTGAGGTTTCATGATTTATCACCAGAGAGAGCAATAACAAACGTTAGACTCATGCGACCTGGGTCTGTAGAAACATATGAACAAGAAAAAGCTGTAATTGCATACACTGATTATCTTCGCAGCAGTAATGAGCTAGCAAATCAGTAA